One Engraulis encrasicolus isolate BLACKSEA-1 chromosome 5, IST_EnEncr_1.0, whole genome shotgun sequence DNA segment encodes these proteins:
- the pbxip1b gene encoding pre-B-cell leukemia homeobox interacting protein 1b isoform X3, with translation MSDSSNSANGNNWTIITPEAPVAENIGPGSEVDPPDQFHPGSPAEASSTGLPESAPSPSQQVEPAALSEEQPELLLSAASAATASAEPEHEHGGASQPVEEETVSEEPSLDGFDNNGHNDDSTPSVEPLSSVAEGQESTPTTTTTTLEEHHVVYDGGYSESHTHPSNDPDLFSDSYTHMSSTPDAIHTLEEEEGHQQEEEGSDLGRSGTEEVPLTADSQRRSGVEEEESDGDGLRRRKVSQLGSLDQDGRGREEEEEEEEEGAEEEFRPPPPARDEEIGLSLNKCILGAILLLGLGTIFLSEGDDVKDLKDRDLAQEWLKSGGAVKSPGIPVNENEQIAVLQAQLQAQKEALESAEQLAKEGVLERTKREELEQEFLRVKGELEARPGASSSSSSSLHQKEQEKEQEKSKHDLENMEAIQKEPGALKAQRGAAPSAGKLAEQQEPQMKGDRKAAKEKKKHQEKEKEKVEKEKKKEKEKEKVEKEKKREWKGEKEWKEEKEWKKDKDARKEGERKEGKDKRKKGDMEESKDRSSKKEWKEEKKYKKDKKVWEEEGEKKPGKKEWKEDKKWKRDKSADGHRDGERKEWREREEKKGKRGSEEQEWKHRDEDRPWKDEKKRKGDRVIDGKEWKKKKESRDREEWSEEDSDWRHRKEDGKKRKGKEWREPEEERRWKEGKEEHKVRKEWKEKKYERKQSDGGRDEERPRHEEREEEWQDRGRERKWHKKHKNERHKDEKKSEKHHDEKKHRDEEKDRKYGKKDEASSHLDHEDDHHHQHKENHLHGDYWSQQRQRIQHSRSGSPAATAECSDAASCARAQGLVPVSLADFEALLLAYVNRLEGSTEDQATRKQELGRLVKEFFAEEGGVFAHHQMPFSEFVEDVADILEDLAEEEDNREVEEEMEGFEKEALEKFALPAEAEAKKGGGVDETQTTSGRVRG, from the exons ATGTCTGACTCCAGCAACAGTGCCAATGGCAACAACTGGACCATCATAACACCAGAG GCACCTGTTGCTGAGAACATTGGTCCAGGATCAGAGGTGGACCCCCCGGACCAATTCCACCCTGGTAGCCCAGCAGAGGCCTCTTCAACTGGGCTACCTGAGTCTGCCCCTTCCCCCTCACAGCAGGTAGAACCAGCGGCCCTGTCGGAAGAACAGCCAGAGCTGCTTctctcagcagcatcagcagcaacagcatcagcAGAGCCTGAACATGAACATGGGGGAGCCAGCCAACCAGTCGAGGAAGAAACG GTGAGTGAGGAACCGTCCCTGGATGGCTTTGACAACAACGGCCACAATGATGACTCCACCCCCAGCGTGGAACCACTCAGTTCGGTGGCCGAGGGACAGGAGTccacccccaccactaccaccaccaccctcgaGGAGCACCACGTGGTGTACGACGGCGGCTACTCCGAGAGTCACACACATCCCAGCAACGACCCCGATCTGTTCTCCGATTCCTACACGCATATGAGCTCCACCCCTGACGCCATACACAccttagaggaagaggagggacatcagcaggaagaggaggggtcTGATCTGGGGAGATCGGGCACTGAGGAAGTACCACTGACAG caGACAGTCAGAGGCGCtcgggggtggaggaggaagagagtgacggAGACGGGCTGAGGAGAAGAAAGGTGTCTCAGCTGGGCTCCCTGGATCAAGATGGTAgaggcagggaggaagaggaggaggaggaagaggagggtgcggAGGAGGAGTTCCGCCCGCCGCCACCCGCCAGGGATGAAGAGATAGGCCTGTCCCTCAACAAGTGCATCCTGGGAGCCATTCTCCTGCTGGGGCTGGGGACCATTTTCCTCTCTG AAGGGGATGATGTGAAGGACTTGAAAGATAGAGACCTTGCTCAG GAGTGGTTGAAGAGTGGGGGTGCCGTGAAGTCCCCTGGAATTCCCGTCAATGAAAATGAACAGATAGCAGTACTACAGGCCCAGTtacag GCCCAGAAGGAGGCTCTGGAGTCGGCCGAGCAGCTGGCCAAGGAAGGGGTGTTGGAGCGGACCAAGCGtgaggagctggagcaggagttCTTGAGAGTGAAGGGGGAACTGGAGGCACGTCctggcgcctcctcctcctcctcttcctccctccatcagaaggagcaggagaaggagcaggagaagTCCAAGCACGACCTGGAGAACATGGAGGCCATTCAGAAGGAGCCTGGTGCTCTCAAGGCCCAGAGGG GAGCTGCACCCTCTGCTGGCAAACTAGCAGAACAGCAAGAGCCGCAGATGAAGGGGGACAGGAAAGCtgcgaaggagaagaagaaacatcaagaaaaggagaaggagaaagtagagaaggagaaaaagaaggagaaggagaaggagaaagtagagaaggagaaaaagagagaatggaaaggagagaaggaatggaaggaggagaaagagtggAAGAAAGACAAAGACGCCAGAAAAGAAggtgagagaaaagaagggaaagacAAGAGGAAGAAGGGTGATATGGAGGAAAGCAAGGACAGATCCAGCAAGAAAGagtggaaagaagagaaaaaatatAAGAAGGACAAGAAAGTttgggaagaagagggagagaagaagccCGGAAAGAAGGAGTGGAAAGAGGACAAAAAGTGGAAGAGAGACAAGAGTGCGGATGgacacagggatggagagagaaaagagtggagagaaagggaagagaaaaaaGGTAAAAGGGGAAGTGAAGAACAAGAGTGGAAGCACAGAGATGAAGATAGGCCATGGAAGGACGAGAAGAAGCGGAAAGGAGACAGAGTGATCGACGGGAAAGagtggaagaagaaaaaagagtcgAGAGACCGAGAAGAGTGGAGTGAAGAAGACTCTGACTGGAGACACAGAAAGGAAGACGGCAAGAAGAGGAAGGGCAAAGAATGGAGGGagcctgaggaggagaggagatggaaggaggggaaaGAAGAACACAAGGTTAGAAAGGAATGGAAAGAAAAGAAGTATGAGCGAAAACAGTCAGACGGTGGCAGAGACGAGGAGAGGCCCAGACATGAAGAACGTGAGGAGGAATGGCAGGACCGTGGCAGAGAACGCAAGTGGCACAAGAAACACAAGAACGAGCGACACAAAGACGAAAAGAAATCAGAAAAACACCATGATGAGAAGAAACACCGTGATGAGGAGAAAGACAGGAAGTACGGCAAGAAGGACGAAGCATCCTCCCATCTAGATCATGAAGATGACCATCACCATCAACACAAGGAGAACCACCTACACGGGGACTACTGGAGCCAGCAACGACAGAGGATCCAGCACTCCCGCAGCGGCTCACCTGCAGCGACAGCTGAATGCTCCGACGCGGCATCCTGCGCCCGGGCCCAGGGGCTTGTGCCCGTCTCCTTGGCCGACTTCGAGGCCCTGCTGCTGGCCTATGTCAACCGGCTGGAGGGCTCCACCGAGGACCAGGCCACCAGGAAACAGGAGCTGGGCAGGCTGGTGAAGGAGTTCTTCGCCGAAGAGGGCGGCGTGTTCGCCCACCACCAGATGCCCTTCAGCGAGTTCGTGGAGGACGTGGCGGACATTCTGGAGGacctggcagaggaggaggacaaccgggaggtggaggaggagatggagggcttTGAGAAGGAGGCGCTGGAGAAGTTCGCCCTGCCGGCGGAGGCAGAAGCGAAGAAAGGTGGAGGTGTCGACGAGACACAGACAACCAGTGGCAGAGTAAGAGGTTGA
- the pbxip1b gene encoding pre-B-cell leukemia homeobox interacting protein 1b isoform X1 gives MSDSSNSANGNNWTIITPEAPVAENIGPGSEVDPPDQFHPGSPAEASSTGLPESAPSPSQQVEPAALSEEQPELLLSAASAATASAEPEHEHGGASQPVEEETVSEEPSLDGFDNNGHNDDSTPSVEPLSSVAEGQESTPTTTTTTLEEHHVVYDGGYSESHTHPSNDPDLFSDSYTHMSSTPDAIHTLEEEEGHQQEEEGSDLGRSGTEEVPLTADSQRRSGVEEEESDGDGLRRRKVSQLGSLDQDGRGREEEEEEEEEGAEEEFRPPPPARDEEIGLSLNKCILGAILLLGLGTIFLSGVFMDLDDEGDDVKDLKDRDLAQEWLKSGGAVKSPGIPVNENEQIAVLQAQLQAQKEALESAEQLAKEGVLERTKREELEQEFLRVKGELEARPGASSSSSSSLHQKEQEKEQEKSKHDLENMEAIQKEPGALKAQRGAAPSAGKLAEQQEPQMKGDRKAAKEKKKHQEKEKEKVEKEKKKEKEKEKVEKEKKREWKGEKEWKEEKEWKKDKDARKEGERKEGKDKRKKGDMEESKDRSSKKEWKEEKKYKKDKKVWEEEGEKKPGKKEWKEDKKWKRDKSADGHRDGERKEWREREEKKGKRGSEEQEWKHRDEDRPWKDEKKRKGDRVIDGKEWKKKKESRDREEWSEEDSDWRHRKEDGKKRKGKEWREPEEERRWKEGKEEHKVRKEWKEKKYERKQSDGGRDEERPRHEEREEEWQDRGRERKWHKKHKNERHKDEKKSEKHHDEKKHRDEEKDRKYGKKDEASSHLDHEDDHHHQHKENHLHGDYWSQQRQRIQHSRSGSPAATAECSDAASCARAQGLVPVSLADFEALLLAYVNRLEGSTEDQATRKQELGRLVKEFFAEEGGVFAHHQMPFSEFVEDVADILEDLAEEEDNREVEEEMEGFEKEALEKFALPAEAEAKKGGGVDETQTTSGRVRG, from the exons ATGTCTGACTCCAGCAACAGTGCCAATGGCAACAACTGGACCATCATAACACCAGAG GCACCTGTTGCTGAGAACATTGGTCCAGGATCAGAGGTGGACCCCCCGGACCAATTCCACCCTGGTAGCCCAGCAGAGGCCTCTTCAACTGGGCTACCTGAGTCTGCCCCTTCCCCCTCACAGCAGGTAGAACCAGCGGCCCTGTCGGAAGAACAGCCAGAGCTGCTTctctcagcagcatcagcagcaacagcatcagcAGAGCCTGAACATGAACATGGGGGAGCCAGCCAACCAGTCGAGGAAGAAACG GTGAGTGAGGAACCGTCCCTGGATGGCTTTGACAACAACGGCCACAATGATGACTCCACCCCCAGCGTGGAACCACTCAGTTCGGTGGCCGAGGGACAGGAGTccacccccaccactaccaccaccaccctcgaGGAGCACCACGTGGTGTACGACGGCGGCTACTCCGAGAGTCACACACATCCCAGCAACGACCCCGATCTGTTCTCCGATTCCTACACGCATATGAGCTCCACCCCTGACGCCATACACAccttagaggaagaggagggacatcagcaggaagaggaggggtcTGATCTGGGGAGATCGGGCACTGAGGAAGTACCACTGACAG caGACAGTCAGAGGCGCtcgggggtggaggaggaagagagtgacggAGACGGGCTGAGGAGAAGAAAGGTGTCTCAGCTGGGCTCCCTGGATCAAGATGGTAgaggcagggaggaagaggaggaggaggaagaggagggtgcggAGGAGGAGTTCCGCCCGCCGCCACCCGCCAGGGATGAAGAGATAGGCCTGTCCCTCAACAAGTGCATCCTGGGAGCCATTCTCCTGCTGGGGCTGGGGACCATTTTCCTCTCTG GTGTGTTCATGGATCTGGATGATG AAGGGGATGATGTGAAGGACTTGAAAGATAGAGACCTTGCTCAG GAGTGGTTGAAGAGTGGGGGTGCCGTGAAGTCCCCTGGAATTCCCGTCAATGAAAATGAACAGATAGCAGTACTACAGGCCCAGTtacag GCCCAGAAGGAGGCTCTGGAGTCGGCCGAGCAGCTGGCCAAGGAAGGGGTGTTGGAGCGGACCAAGCGtgaggagctggagcaggagttCTTGAGAGTGAAGGGGGAACTGGAGGCACGTCctggcgcctcctcctcctcctcttcctccctccatcagaaggagcaggagaaggagcaggagaagTCCAAGCACGACCTGGAGAACATGGAGGCCATTCAGAAGGAGCCTGGTGCTCTCAAGGCCCAGAGGG GAGCTGCACCCTCTGCTGGCAAACTAGCAGAACAGCAAGAGCCGCAGATGAAGGGGGACAGGAAAGCtgcgaaggagaagaagaaacatcaagaaaaggagaaggagaaagtagagaaggagaaaaagaaggagaaggagaaggagaaagtagagaaggagaaaaagagagaatggaaaggagagaaggaatggaaggaggagaaagagtggAAGAAAGACAAAGACGCCAGAAAAGAAggtgagagaaaagaagggaaagacAAGAGGAAGAAGGGTGATATGGAGGAAAGCAAGGACAGATCCAGCAAGAAAGagtggaaagaagagaaaaaatatAAGAAGGACAAGAAAGTttgggaagaagagggagagaagaagccCGGAAAGAAGGAGTGGAAAGAGGACAAAAAGTGGAAGAGAGACAAGAGTGCGGATGgacacagggatggagagagaaaagagtggagagaaagggaagagaaaaaaGGTAAAAGGGGAAGTGAAGAACAAGAGTGGAAGCACAGAGATGAAGATAGGCCATGGAAGGACGAGAAGAAGCGGAAAGGAGACAGAGTGATCGACGGGAAAGagtggaagaagaaaaaagagtcgAGAGACCGAGAAGAGTGGAGTGAAGAAGACTCTGACTGGAGACACAGAAAGGAAGACGGCAAGAAGAGGAAGGGCAAAGAATGGAGGGagcctgaggaggagaggagatggaaggaggggaaaGAAGAACACAAGGTTAGAAAGGAATGGAAAGAAAAGAAGTATGAGCGAAAACAGTCAGACGGTGGCAGAGACGAGGAGAGGCCCAGACATGAAGAACGTGAGGAGGAATGGCAGGACCGTGGCAGAGAACGCAAGTGGCACAAGAAACACAAGAACGAGCGACACAAAGACGAAAAGAAATCAGAAAAACACCATGATGAGAAGAAACACCGTGATGAGGAGAAAGACAGGAAGTACGGCAAGAAGGACGAAGCATCCTCCCATCTAGATCATGAAGATGACCATCACCATCAACACAAGGAGAACCACCTACACGGGGACTACTGGAGCCAGCAACGACAGAGGATCCAGCACTCCCGCAGCGGCTCACCTGCAGCGACAGCTGAATGCTCCGACGCGGCATCCTGCGCCCGGGCCCAGGGGCTTGTGCCCGTCTCCTTGGCCGACTTCGAGGCCCTGCTGCTGGCCTATGTCAACCGGCTGGAGGGCTCCACCGAGGACCAGGCCACCAGGAAACAGGAGCTGGGCAGGCTGGTGAAGGAGTTCTTCGCCGAAGAGGGCGGCGTGTTCGCCCACCACCAGATGCCCTTCAGCGAGTTCGTGGAGGACGTGGCGGACATTCTGGAGGacctggcagaggaggaggacaaccgggaggtggaggaggagatggagggcttTGAGAAGGAGGCGCTGGAGAAGTTCGCCCTGCCGGCGGAGGCAGAAGCGAAGAAAGGTGGAGGTGTCGACGAGACACAGACAACCAGTGGCAGAGTAAGAGGTTGA
- the pbxip1b gene encoding pre-B-cell leukemia homeobox interacting protein 1b isoform X2, with product MSDSSNSANGNNWTIITPEAPVAENIGPGSEVDPPDQFHPGSPAEASSTGLPESAPSPSQQVEPAALSEEQPELLLSAASAATASAEPEHEHGGASQPVEEETVSEEPSLDGFDNNGHNDDSTPSVEPLSSVAEGQESTPTTTTTTLEEHHVVYDGGYSESHTHPSNDPDLFSDSYTHMSSTPDAIHTLEEEEGHQQEEEGSDLGRSGTEEVPLTDSQRRSGVEEEESDGDGLRRRKVSQLGSLDQDGRGREEEEEEEEEGAEEEFRPPPPARDEEIGLSLNKCILGAILLLGLGTIFLSGVFMDLDDEGDDVKDLKDRDLAQEWLKSGGAVKSPGIPVNENEQIAVLQAQLQAQKEALESAEQLAKEGVLERTKREELEQEFLRVKGELEARPGASSSSSSSLHQKEQEKEQEKSKHDLENMEAIQKEPGALKAQRGAAPSAGKLAEQQEPQMKGDRKAAKEKKKHQEKEKEKVEKEKKKEKEKEKVEKEKKREWKGEKEWKEEKEWKKDKDARKEGERKEGKDKRKKGDMEESKDRSSKKEWKEEKKYKKDKKVWEEEGEKKPGKKEWKEDKKWKRDKSADGHRDGERKEWREREEKKGKRGSEEQEWKHRDEDRPWKDEKKRKGDRVIDGKEWKKKKESRDREEWSEEDSDWRHRKEDGKKRKGKEWREPEEERRWKEGKEEHKVRKEWKEKKYERKQSDGGRDEERPRHEEREEEWQDRGRERKWHKKHKNERHKDEKKSEKHHDEKKHRDEEKDRKYGKKDEASSHLDHEDDHHHQHKENHLHGDYWSQQRQRIQHSRSGSPAATAECSDAASCARAQGLVPVSLADFEALLLAYVNRLEGSTEDQATRKQELGRLVKEFFAEEGGVFAHHQMPFSEFVEDVADILEDLAEEEDNREVEEEMEGFEKEALEKFALPAEAEAKKGGGVDETQTTSGRVRG from the exons ATGTCTGACTCCAGCAACAGTGCCAATGGCAACAACTGGACCATCATAACACCAGAG GCACCTGTTGCTGAGAACATTGGTCCAGGATCAGAGGTGGACCCCCCGGACCAATTCCACCCTGGTAGCCCAGCAGAGGCCTCTTCAACTGGGCTACCTGAGTCTGCCCCTTCCCCCTCACAGCAGGTAGAACCAGCGGCCCTGTCGGAAGAACAGCCAGAGCTGCTTctctcagcagcatcagcagcaacagcatcagcAGAGCCTGAACATGAACATGGGGGAGCCAGCCAACCAGTCGAGGAAGAAACG GTGAGTGAGGAACCGTCCCTGGATGGCTTTGACAACAACGGCCACAATGATGACTCCACCCCCAGCGTGGAACCACTCAGTTCGGTGGCCGAGGGACAGGAGTccacccccaccactaccaccaccaccctcgaGGAGCACCACGTGGTGTACGACGGCGGCTACTCCGAGAGTCACACACATCCCAGCAACGACCCCGATCTGTTCTCCGATTCCTACACGCATATGAGCTCCACCCCTGACGCCATACACAccttagaggaagaggagggacatcagcaggaagaggaggggtcTGATCTGGGGAGATCGGGCACTGAGGAAGTACCACTGACAG ACAGTCAGAGGCGCtcgggggtggaggaggaagagagtgacggAGACGGGCTGAGGAGAAGAAAGGTGTCTCAGCTGGGCTCCCTGGATCAAGATGGTAgaggcagggaggaagaggaggaggaggaagaggagggtgcggAGGAGGAGTTCCGCCCGCCGCCACCCGCCAGGGATGAAGAGATAGGCCTGTCCCTCAACAAGTGCATCCTGGGAGCCATTCTCCTGCTGGGGCTGGGGACCATTTTCCTCTCTG GTGTGTTCATGGATCTGGATGATG AAGGGGATGATGTGAAGGACTTGAAAGATAGAGACCTTGCTCAG GAGTGGTTGAAGAGTGGGGGTGCCGTGAAGTCCCCTGGAATTCCCGTCAATGAAAATGAACAGATAGCAGTACTACAGGCCCAGTtacag GCCCAGAAGGAGGCTCTGGAGTCGGCCGAGCAGCTGGCCAAGGAAGGGGTGTTGGAGCGGACCAAGCGtgaggagctggagcaggagttCTTGAGAGTGAAGGGGGAACTGGAGGCACGTCctggcgcctcctcctcctcctcttcctccctccatcagaaggagcaggagaaggagcaggagaagTCCAAGCACGACCTGGAGAACATGGAGGCCATTCAGAAGGAGCCTGGTGCTCTCAAGGCCCAGAGGG GAGCTGCACCCTCTGCTGGCAAACTAGCAGAACAGCAAGAGCCGCAGATGAAGGGGGACAGGAAAGCtgcgaaggagaagaagaaacatcaagaaaaggagaaggagaaagtagagaaggagaaaaagaaggagaaggagaaggagaaagtagagaaggagaaaaagagagaatggaaaggagagaaggaatggaaggaggagaaagagtggAAGAAAGACAAAGACGCCAGAAAAGAAggtgagagaaaagaagggaaagacAAGAGGAAGAAGGGTGATATGGAGGAAAGCAAGGACAGATCCAGCAAGAAAGagtggaaagaagagaaaaaatatAAGAAGGACAAGAAAGTttgggaagaagagggagagaagaagccCGGAAAGAAGGAGTGGAAAGAGGACAAAAAGTGGAAGAGAGACAAGAGTGCGGATGgacacagggatggagagagaaaagagtggagagaaagggaagagaaaaaaGGTAAAAGGGGAAGTGAAGAACAAGAGTGGAAGCACAGAGATGAAGATAGGCCATGGAAGGACGAGAAGAAGCGGAAAGGAGACAGAGTGATCGACGGGAAAGagtggaagaagaaaaaagagtcgAGAGACCGAGAAGAGTGGAGTGAAGAAGACTCTGACTGGAGACACAGAAAGGAAGACGGCAAGAAGAGGAAGGGCAAAGAATGGAGGGagcctgaggaggagaggagatggaaggaggggaaaGAAGAACACAAGGTTAGAAAGGAATGGAAAGAAAAGAAGTATGAGCGAAAACAGTCAGACGGTGGCAGAGACGAGGAGAGGCCCAGACATGAAGAACGTGAGGAGGAATGGCAGGACCGTGGCAGAGAACGCAAGTGGCACAAGAAACACAAGAACGAGCGACACAAAGACGAAAAGAAATCAGAAAAACACCATGATGAGAAGAAACACCGTGATGAGGAGAAAGACAGGAAGTACGGCAAGAAGGACGAAGCATCCTCCCATCTAGATCATGAAGATGACCATCACCATCAACACAAGGAGAACCACCTACACGGGGACTACTGGAGCCAGCAACGACAGAGGATCCAGCACTCCCGCAGCGGCTCACCTGCAGCGACAGCTGAATGCTCCGACGCGGCATCCTGCGCCCGGGCCCAGGGGCTTGTGCCCGTCTCCTTGGCCGACTTCGAGGCCCTGCTGCTGGCCTATGTCAACCGGCTGGAGGGCTCCACCGAGGACCAGGCCACCAGGAAACAGGAGCTGGGCAGGCTGGTGAAGGAGTTCTTCGCCGAAGAGGGCGGCGTGTTCGCCCACCACCAGATGCCCTTCAGCGAGTTCGTGGAGGACGTGGCGGACATTCTGGAGGacctggcagaggaggaggacaaccgggaggtggaggaggagatggagggcttTGAGAAGGAGGCGCTGGAGAAGTTCGCCCTGCCGGCGGAGGCAGAAGCGAAGAAAGGTGGAGGTGTCGACGAGACACAGACAACCAGTGGCAGAGTAAGAGGTTGA
- the lenep gene encoding lens epithelial cell protein LEP503, with protein sequence MRICTDAWVSHPHTYARSFILDPCLSLLCARKSPASPTTSTTVERFFNMHPQRPLPQAMPMPPNLGQTLRDAALGIGRGKNLLGGNIAYGLIQSLKECLYFLLCCWCIKEILD encoded by the coding sequence ATGAGAATCTGCACAGATGCATGGGTTTCACATCCACACACCTATGCCAGGAGCTTCATTCTTGACCCTTGTTTATCTCTGCTTTGTGCCAGGAAGTCCCCTGCGTCACCGACCACCAGCACCACCGTGGAGCGCTTCTTCAACATGCACCCCCAGCGCCCCCTGCCCCAAGCCATGCCCATGCCCCCCAACCTGGGCCAGACCCTGAGGGATGCCGCCCTGGGAATCGGCCGTGGCAAGAACCTGCTGGGCGGAAACATCGCCTACGGTCTCATCCAGTCCCTCAAGGAGTGCCTGTACTTCCTGCTCTGCTGCTGGTGCATCAAGGAGATACTGGACTGA